A single genomic interval of Rhodanobacteraceae bacterium harbors:
- a CDS encoding endonuclease/exonuclease/phosphatase family protein, with product MTVVREHDKKEARSDRARLRLFCFNIHAGNSQGKFREYLTRGWRHILPDTGKHKNLSELAKLLGQVDIAALQEVDGGSLRSGFMNQASYLAELSAFPYWWQQRNRRIGRIAESSNCLFSRAQPTLVEDHPLPGRIPGRGALLAVFGEGRESLAVAISHLSLGSQARARQFDFLHDLLSPYRHSVVMGDFNCQPNSPGFRRFMERSGLAVPGPHALPTYPAWQPDRAIDHILISHDIHPLRYEAPSFQLSDHLPVAVDIELPEGVQIHRL from the coding sequence GTGACCGTAGTCCGGGAACACGACAAGAAGGAGGCGCGCTCTGATCGGGCGCGCCTTCGTCTTTTCTGCTTCAACATTCACGCCGGCAACTCGCAGGGCAAGTTTCGCGAGTACCTGACCCGCGGCTGGCGACACATCCTCCCGGATACCGGCAAGCACAAGAATCTGTCGGAACTGGCCAAACTGCTGGGGCAGGTGGATATCGCCGCGCTGCAGGAAGTGGATGGCGGCAGCCTGCGCTCAGGATTCATGAACCAGGCCTCCTATCTGGCCGAGTTGTCGGCTTTCCCCTACTGGTGGCAGCAACGCAACCGTCGCATCGGCCGTATCGCCGAGTCCAGCAACTGTCTGTTCAGTCGGGCGCAGCCGACGCTGGTCGAAGACCATCCCTTGCCGGGGCGCATTCCCGGTCGAGGTGCCTTGCTGGCGGTCTTCGGCGAGGGCCGGGAGTCGTTGGCGGTAGCGATTTCGCATCTGTCACTGGGCTCGCAGGCGCGCGCTCGCCAGTTCGATTTCCTGCATGACTTGCTGTCGCCCTATCGCCACAGTGTGGTGATGGGCGATTTCAACTGCCAGCCCAACAGTCCGGGATTCCGTCGCTTCATGGAACGCAGCGGCCTGGCCGTTCCCGGCCCTCATGCGCTGCCCACCTATCCGGCCTGGCAACCGGACCGCGCCATCGATCACATCCTGATTTCGCACGATATCCATCCGCTGCGTTACGAAGCGCCCAGCTTTCAGCTGTCTGACCACCTGCCCGTTGCAGTGGACATCGAGCTGCCCGAGGGCGTGCAGATTCATCGGCTATAG
- a CDS encoding BlaI/MecI/CopY family transcriptional regulator, which translates to MARGRRPGPIPGLAQRERQILDLLYRMAPATAAEVQEAMDPPLTNATIRTILRALEVKGYVGHVVDGNRHVYTPRQSPTAAARKAFDRIVSTFFSGSLSTAFAHLLDRDAERMSDQEFDQLARLIEEQRQRRSEK; encoded by the coding sequence ATGGCCAGAGGACGCAGACCCGGCCCCATCCCAGGCCTGGCCCAGCGCGAACGACAGATTCTTGACCTGTTGTATCGAATGGCGCCGGCAACCGCAGCAGAAGTCCAGGAGGCGATGGACCCGCCCCTGACCAATGCCACGATTCGGACCATCCTGCGTGCTCTGGAGGTCAAGGGCTATGTGGGCCATGTGGTCGACGGCAATCGTCATGTGTACACACCCCGACAGTCGCCGACAGCGGCGGCTCGCAAGGCTTTCGACCGGATCGTGTCGACTTTCTTCAGCGGCTCGCTGTCGACCGCCTTCGCGCACCTGCTCGACCGCGATGCCGAACGCATGAGCGATCAGGAATTCGACCAACTGGCCCGGTTGATCGAAGAGCAGCGCCAGCGGCGCAGTGAGAAATGA
- a CDS encoding fasciclin domain-containing protein, translated as MKLLPILGTCAALVFAPLAIAGHHEEGGAMKQQTLVDIAVGNPDFSTLVAALKAAGLVDTLSGEGPFTVFAPTNAAFEKLPAGTVESLLKPENKDKLTAILTYHVVAGKVMAADVVKLSSAKTVQGGEVTIKVDGGQVMVDGANVTATDIAGSNGVIHVIDSVIMP; from the coding sequence ATGAAACTACTTCCGATCCTTGGTACCTGCGCTGCTCTCGTGTTTGCTCCGCTGGCCATTGCCGGCCATCACGAGGAAGGCGGTGCGATGAAGCAGCAGACCCTTGTCGATATCGCCGTCGGCAATCCGGATTTCTCTACCTTGGTGGCGGCGCTCAAGGCAGCGGGACTGGTCGATACCCTGAGCGGCGAGGGTCCGTTCACGGTGTTCGCGCCCACCAATGCCGCCTTCGAGAAGCTGCCTGCTGGCACCGTCGAGAGCCTGCTGAAGCCCGAGAACAAGGACAAGTTGACCGCGATCCTCACCTACCACGTGGTGGCCGGCAAGGTGATGGCAGCGGATGTGGTCAAGTTGAGCAGCGCCAAGACCGTGCAGGGCGGTGAGGTCACGATCAAGGTTGACGGTGGTCAGGTCATGGTCGACGGCGCCAACGTCACCGCCACCGATATCGCCGGCAGCAATGGCGTCATCCATGTCATCGACAGCGTGATCATGCCCTGA
- a CDS encoding autotransporter outer membrane beta-barrel domain-containing protein, translated as MRNLIDLAWRSAGLALLVCANVAGAMPVLNITVDRAIATEGTLQPVRIELRLNEPAPAGGVCIDLDLAGGSARPDEDFRLAMSVPRIPEGGMMASVPIMIIDDQLSEPDETVLIVLRPSDCYQPGPSREFSLLIRDDDDDPSSLGDRLQQIVATVPDPLVASQLSNLGQLCATNRPPPGSELDRRCQLLRLALRDPGAAQQLIQSLRGVLGEEFSSQRRGFRMLAGTQMGALGRRLEAVRHGGGAGVALVDSQLLGGNGALPLSAQLAGDNELLGSGIGLFATVTLGDGKRQSNALESGYSNDSSAFMLGVDKRVGLDWVFGLAYTRNRFDADLSGDSGELGLRSNALNLYFSRAFAQGWVDGSLGYGKGSLKQTRIATFSGQTDEESFTTVDVLRGSPDTTLLMATLSAGFDWQRGNWNFGPRAALEYSRFDVDAFAETAVEGSDAFAVALQEQRVQSRLARLGFGSQWAVSTRHGVLLPQFDAYWVAQFENEAGVIRGSFVNDPQSQEFLLPTAGVDARYGEASLSLAMQFAGGQSGFLSYRRLFGFADTEQDYWSLGFRWEL; from the coding sequence ATGAGGAATCTGATTGACCTGGCTTGGCGCAGCGCCGGACTCGCTCTGCTGGTGTGCGCCAATGTCGCCGGTGCCATGCCAGTGCTCAACATCACGGTCGACCGCGCCATCGCCACCGAGGGCACGCTGCAACCGGTACGTATCGAGCTCAGGCTGAATGAGCCGGCTCCGGCAGGCGGTGTCTGCATCGATCTGGATCTCGCTGGCGGCAGCGCCCGACCGGACGAAGATTTCCGTCTGGCGATGTCGGTGCCGCGCATCCCCGAGGGCGGGATGATGGCCAGCGTGCCGATCATGATCATCGACGATCAACTCTCGGAGCCCGACGAGACGGTGCTGATCGTGCTGCGCCCGAGTGACTGTTATCAGCCCGGTCCTTCGCGCGAGTTCAGCCTGCTCATCCGCGATGACGATGACGATCCATCTTCGCTCGGTGATCGATTGCAGCAGATCGTCGCCACCGTGCCGGATCCGCTGGTGGCCTCGCAGCTGAGCAATCTGGGACAGCTCTGCGCCACCAATCGACCGCCGCCGGGCAGCGAGCTGGACCGGCGCTGCCAGCTGCTGCGGCTGGCACTGCGCGATCCCGGCGCTGCGCAACAGCTCATTCAGAGCCTGCGTGGCGTATTGGGGGAGGAGTTCTCCAGTCAGCGCCGTGGCTTTCGCATGCTCGCCGGTACCCAGATGGGCGCGCTGGGGCGGCGCCTTGAAGCGGTACGCCACGGCGGCGGCGCCGGCGTGGCGCTGGTTGATTCGCAGTTGCTGGGTGGCAACGGCGCGCTACCCCTGTCTGCCCAACTGGCCGGGGACAATGAATTGCTGGGCAGCGGCATCGGGCTGTTTGCCACCGTGACCCTGGGTGATGGAAAGCGCCAGTCGAACGCCCTCGAAAGCGGCTACAGCAACGATTCCTCGGCCTTCATGCTCGGCGTTGACAAGCGTGTAGGCCTCGATTGGGTGTTCGGGCTGGCCTATACCCGCAACCGCTTCGATGCCGATCTCAGCGGCGACAGCGGCGAACTGGGCCTGCGCAGCAATGCCCTGAATCTGTATTTCAGCCGGGCCTTCGCCCAAGGCTGGGTCGACGGCAGCCTGGGCTACGGCAAGGGCAGCTTGAAACAGACTCGCATCGCGACCTTTTCCGGCCAGACCGACGAAGAGAGCTTCACCACGGTAGACGTCCTGCGCGGATCACCCGACACAACGCTGCTGATGGCCACCCTCTCTGCCGGTTTCGACTGGCAGCGCGGCAACTGGAATTTCGGTCCGCGAGCGGCACTGGAGTATTCGCGCTTCGACGTCGACGCCTTTGCCGAAACCGCAGTCGAGGGTAGCGATGCCTTTGCCGTGGCTCTTCAGGAGCAGCGAGTGCAGTCCAGACTGGCACGACTGGGGTTCGGTTCGCAGTGGGCGGTCTCCACGCGTCATGGCGTGCTGTTGCCGCAGTTTGACGCCTACTGGGTGGCCCAGTTCGAGAACGAGGCCGGCGTGATCCGCGGCAGTTTCGTCAATGACCCGCAGAGCCAGGAATTCCTGCTGCCTACCGCCGGTGTCGACGCCCGCTACGGCGAAGCCTCGCTGTCACTGGCCATGCAGTTCGCTGGAGGTCAGAGTGGTTTCCTCAGCTACCGGCGCCTGTTCGGATTCGCCGACACCGAGCAGGACTACTGGAGCCTGGGGTTTCGTTGGGAGCTGTAG
- a CDS encoding M56 family metallopeptidase: MTMILVKLSLLLGLAVGLGLFLRRRQPALGHTLLMLLLCAAALIFAGPTLPRFQPLYWVIPAELPSRPVPSQSVARDTTNVSPPDDLLIRIPAAPELTAPATAPAGKQTIWFWLWMSGTALLALAWLLALWRSAVIVRQARLLSTTAQRRLGVCTEGQLDIRVSKVADCTFLWPGRRAAVIIPQRLLAASPEELRSLIAHELTHLQRGDSFRFLLARAVTLLLWFHPLAWWVESLSRQCAELACDDAAAGTDAITRENYASALLQLARRGPAAARGVGFAHLGGGLRLRIRQLLKPASVMWSRRSRVALGFAAGLFGLVAWAAQAVPQTTVPVEDLVAGIQPVLTPHRFRVLSSDQLQIATFYDGAATGAARVEVELLDGSGSRNAWLEIGPLEKFDHSLARRQVQLRPGVVASGRFRVSGVQPDGMVDGIAVAMAQLNAKGLLDVRRSRDTGNGQIPKTVCSWPLAFSSERIEALSISTPKWEMDTLYRLLCGADIVADGLHQI; the protein is encoded by the coding sequence ATGACCATGATTCTGGTCAAGTTGAGCTTGTTGCTGGGCCTGGCTGTGGGCCTTGGCCTGTTCCTGCGTCGGCGCCAACCGGCCTTGGGGCACACACTGCTGATGTTGTTGCTGTGCGCAGCAGCCCTGATCTTCGCTGGACCCACGCTGCCGCGGTTCCAGCCGCTGTACTGGGTGATCCCGGCGGAGTTGCCGTCCAGGCCAGTACCCTCGCAGTCGGTAGCGCGGGACACCACGAATGTTTCACCACCCGACGATTTGCTGATCAGGATTCCTGCAGCGCCCGAGCTGACCGCGCCTGCGACTGCGCCCGCCGGGAAGCAGACCATATGGTTCTGGCTCTGGATGAGTGGAACGGCCCTGCTCGCCCTGGCCTGGCTGCTGGCACTGTGGCGCAGTGCCGTGATCGTACGCCAGGCTCGTCTGCTGTCGACGACTGCACAGCGGCGACTGGGAGTCTGCACCGAGGGCCAGCTCGACATTCGAGTCAGCAAGGTCGCGGATTGCACCTTCCTTTGGCCCGGGCGACGCGCTGCGGTGATCATTCCACAGCGGTTGTTGGCCGCCAGTCCGGAGGAACTGCGCTCGCTCATCGCCCATGAGCTGACGCACTTGCAGCGCGGGGACAGCTTTCGCTTCCTGCTGGCGCGCGCCGTGACGCTGCTGCTGTGGTTCCATCCGCTGGCCTGGTGGGTCGAGAGCCTGTCCCGGCAGTGTGCCGAACTGGCCTGTGACGATGCGGCAGCAGGAACCGATGCGATCACCCGAGAAAACTACGCCAGCGCACTGCTGCAGCTGGCCCGCCGAGGTCCGGCGGCTGCGCGTGGGGTCGGATTTGCGCATCTCGGTGGCGGTTTGCGTTTGCGCATTCGGCAACTGCTGAAACCCGCCAGCGTCATGTGGAGCCGTCGCAGTCGCGTCGCCCTGGGGTTTGCCGCCGGCCTGTTCGGACTCGTCGCTTGGGCGGCGCAGGCCGTTCCGCAGACGACGGTGCCGGTGGAAGATCTGGTGGCGGGAATTCAACCCGTCTTGACACCCCATCGCTTCCGGGTGCTGTCCAGCGATCAACTGCAGATCGCCACTTTCTACGATGGGGCGGCGACCGGCGCTGCCCGGGTGGAAGTGGAACTGCTCGATGGTTCAGGCTCACGCAATGCCTGGCTGGAGATCGGTCCCCTGGAGAAGTTCGACCACAGCCTGGCCCGGCGACAAGTGCAGTTGCGCCCCGGAGTCGTGGCCAGTGGCCGCTTTCGGGTCAGCGGCGTGCAACCCGACGGCATGGTTGATGGCATAGCGGTGGCGATGGCCCAGCTCAATGCCAAAGGCCTGCTGGATGTCCGACGATCCAGAGACACCGGCAATGGGCAAATACCGAAAACCGTGTGTTCCTGGCCGCTGGCCTTCAGTTCCGAGCGCATTGAAGCGCTGTCCATTTCCACACCGAAGTGGGAAATGGACACGCTCTATCGCTTGCTCTGCGGGGCAGACATCGTGGCCGACGGGCTGCATCAGATCTGA
- a CDS encoding FKBP-type peptidyl-prolyl cis-trans isomerase, producing MKIHVISIALGLALATTFSAGAQAGDTTPAAAAVAKQENNAMITTASGLKYEVLTEGSGPKPAATDTVTVHYKGTLTDGKVFDSSYDRGQPLSFPLNRVIKGWTEGLQLMSVGSKYRLTIPSELGYGAAGAGGVIPPNATLIFEVELLKIN from the coding sequence ATGAAGATCCATGTCATTTCCATTGCCCTGGGCCTTGCCCTGGCGACCACTTTCAGTGCCGGCGCCCAAGCCGGCGACACCACGCCAGCGGCGGCTGCCGTTGCCAAACAGGAGAACAACGCCATGATCACCACCGCCAGTGGCCTCAAGTACGAAGTGCTGACCGAAGGCAGCGGTCCGAAGCCCGCTGCTACCGATACCGTCACCGTGCACTACAAGGGCACGCTCACCGACGGCAAGGTCTTCGACAGCTCCTACGACCGCGGTCAGCCGCTGAGCTTCCCGCTGAACCGCGTCATCAAGGGCTGGACCGAAGGTCTGCAGCTGATGTCGGTGGGCTCCAAGTACCGACTTACCATTCCCTCCGAGCTCGGCTATGGCGCCGCCGGTGCCGGCGGCGTGATTCCGCCGAACGCGACGCTGATCTTCGAAGTCGAACTGCTGAAGATCAACTGA
- a CDS encoding thiol:disulfide interchange protein DsbA/DsbL produces MRLAIGSLFAFAMLLALPACAQPLEKFQEGKHYFAIDPPQPTSSGNKIEVLEVFMYTCPHCYDLEPYLEKWKATKADDVAYSAFPAAWNEPVEAFARAFYAAETLGILEASHEKFFAAIHKEHKPFRSIEDVAEWYTQFGVTKEQFLSAANSFAVNTKINRSKAMVPRWGVAGTPTVIVDGKYRFDVSSAGGHQNVGELIDFLVAKERAAKKAGS; encoded by the coding sequence ATGCGTCTAGCCATTGGCTCCCTGTTTGCGTTTGCCATGCTGCTGGCCCTGCCGGCCTGCGCCCAGCCGCTGGAGAAATTCCAGGAAGGCAAGCATTACTTCGCCATCGATCCGCCGCAGCCGACCAGCTCAGGCAACAAGATCGAAGTGCTGGAAGTGTTCATGTACACCTGTCCGCACTGCTACGACCTCGAGCCCTATCTGGAGAAGTGGAAAGCCACCAAGGCCGATGACGTGGCCTACTCGGCATTCCCGGCCGCCTGGAACGAGCCGGTGGAGGCCTTTGCCCGCGCGTTCTACGCGGCTGAAACCCTCGGCATTCTCGAGGCTTCTCATGAGAAGTTCTTCGCCGCGATCCACAAGGAGCACAAGCCCTTCCGTTCGATCGAGGACGTGGCCGAGTGGTACACGCAGTTCGGCGTGACCAAGGAGCAGTTCCTGAGCGCTGCCAACTCCTTCGCGGTCAACACCAAGATCAATCGTTCCAAGGCCATGGTGCCGCGCTGGGGCGTGGCCGGTACGCCGACCGTGATCGTCGATGGCAAGTATCGCTTCGATGTGTCCAGCGCCGGCGGTCATCAGAACGTCGGCGAGCTGATCGACTTCCTGGTAGCCAAGGAGCGCGCGGCCAAGAAGGCGGGCAGCTGA
- a CDS encoding helix-turn-helix domain-containing protein has product MEPATPPLLRLGILALDGCLLSSVAGPIDALQIAEKIANLRQPSMSPRFVSHVLSARGQTRVRTSHGLVLEGIETADVPLDVLLVPGIMADQPHAFCARADDFGPEIDYLQQRRAAGVRVAASCSGTLLLAKSGLLDGRRATTSWWLGATFRKFFPAVNLDIEQMLVEDEGVLTTGAATAILNLVLRLIGEVAGDDLAQQVGRMLAIDTERQSQAPYVSMAMLERPRTSLAEKAERYLRQSVDADISVSALADHCGTSERSLLRHFKSHYGVTPLEHIQRLRVERAKALLETTHLSFDEVVERCGYSDVSSFRKLFKRATTLTPADYRERFRLRARA; this is encoded by the coding sequence ATGGAGCCGGCAACGCCCCCGCTGCTGAGACTGGGCATTCTGGCGCTCGACGGCTGCCTGCTGTCGAGCGTCGCCGGGCCCATCGACGCGCTGCAGATTGCCGAGAAGATCGCCAATCTGCGACAACCCTCCATGTCGCCACGCTTTGTCAGCCATGTGCTCAGCGCCCGGGGTCAGACCCGCGTGCGCACCAGTCATGGCCTGGTGCTGGAAGGCATTGAGACGGCGGACGTGCCGCTGGACGTGCTGCTGGTGCCCGGCATCATGGCCGACCAGCCACATGCCTTCTGCGCCCGCGCCGACGATTTTGGTCCCGAGATCGACTATCTGCAGCAACGTCGGGCCGCTGGCGTGCGCGTGGCGGCTTCCTGTAGCGGCACACTGCTGCTGGCCAAGAGCGGATTGCTCGACGGTCGACGGGCCACCACCAGCTGGTGGCTGGGCGCCACCTTCCGCAAGTTCTTTCCGGCGGTGAATCTGGATATCGAGCAGATGCTGGTCGAAGACGAGGGCGTACTGACCACCGGCGCCGCCACTGCCATCCTGAATCTGGTGTTGCGCCTGATCGGGGAAGTGGCCGGAGACGATCTGGCACAGCAGGTGGGGCGCATGCTGGCCATCGATACCGAACGTCAGAGCCAGGCACCCTATGTCAGCATGGCCATGCTGGAGCGCCCGCGCACCTCTCTGGCCGAGAAGGCCGAGCGCTATCTGCGACAATCGGTGGACGCCGACATCAGCGTCAGCGCCCTGGCCGACCATTGCGGTACCAGTGAACGCAGCTTGCTGCGCCACTTCAAGTCGCATTATGGGGTGACGCCACTGGAGCACATCCAACGCCTTCGGGTAGAGCGCGCCAAGGCCCTGCTCGAGACCACCCACCTCAGCTTTGACGAAGTCGTGGAGCGCTGCGGCTACAGCGACGTCTCCAGCTTCCGCAAGCTGTTCAAGCGTGCCACAACCCTGACCCCGGCCGACTACCGCGAGCGCTTCCGCCTTCGCGCCCGCGCGTGA
- a CDS encoding YihA family ribosome biogenesis GTP-binding protein — MSDSESLDTELERRFRRARFLMSTPDHHKLPEDQGREVAFAGRSNAGKSSAINAITDQNGLARTSKTPGRTQQLVVFSLGDSERLIDLPGYGYAKVPQDLKRDWHALIDNYVRERESLSGMVVVSDIRHALTDFDRQMLAYCRARQLRCVLLLSKSDKLNRGPAMETRRKVLREIEDMGVLTEAVLFSAHSKAGLAEARRALAALLDQPAEH; from the coding sequence ATGTCTGATTCCGAGTCCCTGGATACCGAACTGGAACGCCGCTTTCGCCGGGCCCGGTTTCTGATGAGCACGCCCGACCACCACAAGCTGCCGGAGGATCAGGGTCGCGAAGTGGCTTTCGCCGGACGCTCCAACGCGGGAAAATCCAGCGCGATCAATGCCATCACCGACCAGAATGGCCTGGCCCGCACCAGCAAGACTCCCGGACGCACCCAGCAACTGGTGGTGTTCTCGCTGGGAGACAGCGAACGCCTGATCGATCTGCCGGGCTATGGCTACGCCAAGGTACCGCAGGATCTCAAGCGCGACTGGCACGCATTGATCGACAACTACGTACGCGAGCGGGAGTCGCTGTCGGGCATGGTGGTAGTGTCCGACATCCGCCACGCGCTCACCGATTTCGACCGGCAGATGCTGGCCTACTGCCGTGCCCGGCAGCTGCGCTGCGTGCTGCTGCTGAGCAAATCCGACAAGCTCAACCGCGGACCGGCGATGGAAACCCGGCGCAAGGTGCTGCGCGAGATCGAGGACATGGGCGTGCTCACCGAGGCCGTGCTGTTCTCGGCGCATTCCAAGGCCGGCCTGGCCGAAGCCCGGCGGGCACTGGCGGCACTGCTCGATCAGCCCGCCGAGCACTAG
- a CDS encoding cytochrome c4, with protein sequence MKFTTVVAYAALLAATPGWAAGSDATAGEAKAAVCAACHGVDGNSVDPQYPKIAGQHEQYIAQQLALFKSGKRENAIMLGFATLLSEQDMADLGAYFSAQQAKPDIADEAFVAVAEPIYRGGDAKRGIPACMACHGPDGRGNPMSRYPSIAAQHAQYSADMLRRYRDGAVYGEADDAHAKIMSQVAAKLSDNEIEALASYLQGLHSATP encoded by the coding sequence ATGAAGTTCACAACTGTTGTTGCTTATGCGGCGCTGCTGGCCGCGACACCCGGCTGGGCTGCCGGCAGTGATGCCACCGCGGGCGAGGCCAAGGCCGCTGTCTGTGCCGCCTGCCATGGCGTCGACGGCAACAGCGTCGATCCGCAATATCCGAAGATCGCCGGACAGCACGAACAGTACATCGCCCAGCAGTTGGCGCTGTTCAAGAGTGGCAAGCGCGAAAACGCCATCATGCTGGGTTTCGCGACACTGCTGTCCGAGCAGGACATGGCCGATCTCGGTGCCTATTTCTCGGCGCAGCAGGCCAAGCCGGATATTGCCGACGAGGCCTTTGTCGCTGTCGCCGAGCCCATCTACCGCGGTGGCGATGCCAAGCGCGGGATTCCGGCATGCATGGCCTGTCATGGTCCCGACGGCCGCGGCAACCCGATGTCGCGCTATCCCTCGATTGCGGCCCAGCATGCGCAATACAGCGCCGACATGTTGCGTCGTTATCGTGACGGTGCGGTCTACGGCGAAGCCGACGATGCCCATGCCAAGATCATGTCGCAGGTGGCTGCCAAGCTCAGCGACAACGAGATCGAGGCCCTGGCCTCGTATCTCCAGGGACTCCACTCGGCGACTCCCTGA
- a CDS encoding class I tRNA ligase family protein, with protein sequence MEPGRGTRDPGPGTEQSVANSIDSALDRMEAGIAAIEQRAVEAGLSPGPGSRVPGPGFSGSPVPGPGSSGPLSIPERWILTELSKATEEFHAQIAAYRFDLAAQALYDFVWNEYCDWFLELCKPALAGDDAAVRAGTQATLLRVLDAVLRLLHPIIPFITEEIWQQLAPRQGVSGATIATQTLPQAADFPRDAAAVSDIEWLKAVLSGVRKIRGEMNIAPGKLLPLIFSDGGASDRERYARFAAAIAFIARLDSAAMRWLGTEEVAPASASAVVGELKLLIPLLGLIDVDAERKRLAKEIARLEGEIRKCEGKLGNASFVANAPAAVVEQEKQRIADFTTAIKGLREQLGKLEE encoded by the coding sequence ATGGAGCCGGGACGCGGGACCCGGGACCCGGGACCCGGGACAGAGCAGTCAGTAGCAAACTCTATCGATAGCGCGCTGGATCGAATGGAAGCCGGAATTGCCGCCATTGAGCAGCGTGCCGTCGAAGCGGGCCTTTCCCCGGGTCCCGGGTCCCGGGTCCCCGGTCCCGGCTTTTCTGGGTCCCCGGTCCCCGGTCCCGGCTCTTCTGGGCCCCTGAGCATCCCCGAACGCTGGATCCTCACCGAACTCTCGAAAGCCACCGAGGAATTCCACGCCCAGATTGCGGCCTATCGTTTCGATCTGGCGGCGCAGGCGCTGTATGACTTCGTCTGGAACGAGTACTGCGACTGGTTCCTGGAACTGTGCAAGCCGGCGCTGGCGGGCGATGACGCGGCCGTGCGGGCGGGCACCCAGGCCACGCTGCTGCGGGTGCTGGATGCGGTGCTGCGCTTGCTGCACCCGATCATCCCTTTCATCACCGAGGAAATCTGGCAGCAGCTGGCGCCGCGCCAGGGGGTGTCCGGCGCCACCATCGCCACCCAGACACTACCACAGGCGGCCGATTTCCCGCGCGATGCCGCGGCGGTCTCTGATATCGAGTGGCTAAAGGCCGTGCTGAGTGGCGTGCGCAAGATCCGCGGCGAAATGAACATCGCGCCCGGCAAACTGCTGCCGCTGATCTTCAGCGACGGTGGGGCCAGTGATCGGGAGCGATACGCACGATTTGCGGCTGCCATCGCCTTCATCGCCCGCCTCGACAGCGCCGCGATGCGTTGGCTGGGTACCGAGGAAGTCGCGCCGGCCTCCGCCTCGGCCGTCGTTGGAGAGCTCAAGTTGCTGATTCCTCTCCTCGGTCTGATCGATGTAGATGCCGAACGGAAGCGCCTGGCCAAGGAAATCGCCCGTCTGGAGGGCGAAATCAGGAAGTGCGAAGGCAAGCTCGGCAACGCCAGTTTCGTGGCCAACGCCCCGGCCGCTGTGGTTGAGCAGGAAAAGCAGCGGATCGCAGATTTCACAACCGCGATCAAGGGCTTGCGCGAACAGCTGGGCAAACTCGAGGAATAG